From a single Capsicum annuum cultivar UCD-10X-F1 chromosome 12, UCD10Xv1.1, whole genome shotgun sequence genomic region:
- the LOC107850278 gene encoding 8-hydroxygeraniol dehydrogenase translates to MEKSHENEHPIKAFGWAARDTSGVLSPLNFSRRVTGEKDVQFKVLYCGICHTDLHQIKNDWGITKYPIIPGHEIVGVVTEVGNKVDNFKVGEKIGVGYLVGSCRKCDNCANDLENYCPGLIMTANGTYSDGTITQGGYSDLMVVDEHFVVHWPENLPMEAAPLLCAGVTTYSPLKYFELDKPGMHIGVVGLGGLGHMAVKFAKAFGTKVTVISTSAGKKDEAIERLGADSFLVSRDPDQMQAARGSLDGIIDTVSAVHPISPLLNLLKTNGKLVMVGAPEKPLELPVFSLLAGRKLVAGSGTGGLKEMQEMVNFAAKHNITPDVEVVPMDYVNTALERLVKSDVKYRFVLDIGNTLNKS, encoded by the exons atggaaaaatcacATGAGAATGAACATCCAATTAAGGCATTTGGATGGGCAGCTAGAGACACTTCTGGTGTTCTTTCTCCTCTCAATTTTTCAAGAAG GGTGACTGGTGAAAAAGATGTGCAGTTCAAAGTATTATATTGTGGAATTTGTCATACTGATCTTCATCAGATCAAAAATGATTGGGGCATCACCAAATATCCTATTATACCTGG GCATGAAATTGTTGGTGTGGTAACTGAGGTTGGTAACAAGGTAGACAACTTTAAAGTCGGAGAGAAAATAGGTGTTGGATACTTAGTAGGATCATGTCGAAAATGTGACAATTGTGCCAACGATCTTGAAAATTACTGTCCTGGTTTGATAATGACAGCCAATGGTACTTACTCTGACGGGACCATCACGCAGGGAGGTTACTCCGATCTCATGGTTGTCGATGAGCATTTTGTCGTTCATTGGCCGGAGAATTTGCCAATGGAAGCTGCTCCATTGTTATGTGCAGGGGTCACAACTTATAGTCCATTGAAATACTTTGAACTTGATAAGCCTGGAATGCACATCGGTGTTGTTGGTCTTGGTGGACTTGGTCATATGGCTGTGAAATTTGCTAAGGCATTTGGTACCAAAGTGACTGTCATTAGTACATCTGCTGGTAAGAAAGATGAAGCAATTGAGCGTTTGGGTGCGGACTCATTTTTGGTCAGTCGTGACCCTGACCAAATGCAG GCTGCAAGGGGCTCACTTGATGGTATCATTGACACTGTATCTGCAGTTCACCCTATTTCTCCATTGCTTAATTTGTTGAAAACTAATGGGAAGTTAGTAATGGTTGGTGCACCAGAAAAACCACTAGAGTTGCCTGTATTTTCCTTGCTTGCAG GACGTAAGCTAGTAGCAGGGAGTGGAACCGGAGGGTTGAAGGAGATGCAAGAGATGGTAAACTTTGCGGCAAAGCATAACATAACACCGGATGTTGAAGTCGTGCCAATGGACTATGTGAATACAGCGTTGGAGCGCCTAGTGAAATCGGACGTGAAGTATCGATTTGTGCTTGATATTGGCAATACATTGAACAAGAGTTAG
- the LOC107850273 gene encoding 8-hydroxygeraniol dehydrogenase isoform X1, whose protein sequence is MAKSYENEHPVEAFGWAARDTSGVLSPFNFSRRVTGEKDVQFKVMYCGICHSDLHQIKGEWSNSIYPMVPGHEIVGVVTEIGSKVEKFRIGDKVGVGCLVGSCRKCVNCDNDLENYCRDQIMTYNGIYSDGTPTYGGYSDIMVTDEHYVVHWPETLPMEAAPLLCAGITTYSPLKYFGLDKPGMHIGVVGLGGLGHMAVKFAKAFGTKVTVISTSLSKKDEAIERLGADSFLVSRDPDQMQAAAGSLDGIIDTVSAIHPLLPLIDLLRSHGKLVMVGAPEKPLELPVFPLLLGRKLVAGSAIGGIKETQEMVDFAAKHNITPDVEIVSMDYVNTALERLSKADVKYRFVLDIGNTLNKS, encoded by the exons atggcAAAATCATATGAGAATGAACATCCAGTAGAGGCATTTGGATGGGCAGCTAGAGACACTTCTGGTGTTCTTTCGCCTTTCAATTTTTCAAGAAG GGTGACTGGTGAAAAAGATGTGCAGTTCAAAGTTATGTATTGTGGAATTTGTCATTCTGATCTTCATCAGATCAAGGGTGAATGGAGCAATAGCATATATCCAATGGTACCTGG GCATGAAATTGTTGGTGTAGTAACTGAAATTGGTAGCAAAGTGGAGAAATTTAGAATTGGAGACAAAGTTGGAGTTGGATGTTTAGTAGGATCATGTAGAAAATGTGTAAATTGTGACAACGATCTTGAAAATTACTGCCGTGATCAGATAATGACATACAATGGTATTTACTCCGATGGAACACCTACGTATGGTGGTTACTCTGATATCATGGTAACGGATGAGCACTACGTGGTCCACTGGCCGGAAACTTTACCAATGGAAGCTGCCCCATTGTTGTGTGCAGGGATCACAACTTATAGTCCATTGAAATATTTTGGGCTTGACAAGCCTGGAATGCACATTGGTGTTGTTGGTCTTGGTGGACTTGGTCATATGGCTGTCAAATTTGCTAAGGCCTTTGGTACCAAAGTTACTGTCATTAGTACATCTCTTAGTAAGAAGGATGAAGCAATTGAGCGTTTGGGTGCGGACTCATTTTTGGTTAGTCGTGACCCGGACCAAATGCAG GCTGCAGCTGGCTCACTCGATGGCATCATCGATACTGTTTCTGCAATTCACCCTCTTCTTCCATTGATTGATTTGTTGAGATCTCACGGGAAGCTAGTGATGGTTGGTGCACCTGAAAAACCACTAGAGTTACCCGTATTTCCCCTGCTTTTGG GAAGGAAGCTAGTGGCGGGGAGCGCGATAGGAGGGATAAAGGAGACACAAGAGATGGTAGATTTCGCGGCTAAGCATAACATAACACCAGATGTTGAAATCGTGTCGATGGACTATGTGAATACAGCGTTGGAGCGCCTTTCGAAAGCGGACGTGAAGTATCGTTTTGTGCTTGACATAGGCAATACATTGAACAAGAGTTAA
- the LOC107850273 gene encoding 8-hydroxygeraniol dehydrogenase isoform X2, translating to MENSNENVTAFGWAARDTSGVLSPFNFSRRVTGEKDVQFKVMYCGICHSDLHQIKGEWSNSIYPMVPGHEIVGVVTEIGSKVEKFRIGDKVGVGCLVGSCRKCVNCDNDLENYCRDQIMTYNGIYSDGTPTYGGYSDIMVTDEHYVVHWPETLPMEAAPLLCAGITTYSPLKYFGLDKPGMHIGVVGLGGLGHMAVKFAKAFGTKVTVISTSLSKKDEAIERLGADSFLVSRDPDQMQAAAGSLDGIIDTVSAIHPLLPLIDLLRSHGKLVMVGAPEKPLELPVFPLLLGRKLVAGSAIGGIKETQEMVDFAAKHNITPDVEIVSMDYVNTALERLSKADVKYRFVLDIGNTLNKS from the exons atggaaaactcaaatgagaatgTTACTGCATTTGGATGGGCAGCTAGAGACACTTCTGGTGTTCTTTCTCCTTTCAACTTTTCAAGAAG GGTGACTGGTGAAAAAGATGTGCAGTTCAAAGTTATGTATTGTGGAATTTGTCATTCTGATCTTCATCAGATCAAGGGTGAATGGAGCAATAGCATATATCCAATGGTACCTGG GCATGAAATTGTTGGTGTAGTAACTGAAATTGGTAGCAAAGTGGAGAAATTTAGAATTGGAGACAAAGTTGGAGTTGGATGTTTAGTAGGATCATGTAGAAAATGTGTAAATTGTGACAACGATCTTGAAAATTACTGCCGTGATCAGATAATGACATACAATGGTATTTACTCCGATGGAACACCTACGTATGGTGGTTACTCTGATATCATGGTAACGGATGAGCACTACGTGGTCCACTGGCCGGAAACTTTACCAATGGAAGCTGCCCCATTGTTGTGTGCAGGGATCACAACTTATAGTCCATTGAAATATTTTGGGCTTGACAAGCCTGGAATGCACATTGGTGTTGTTGGTCTTGGTGGACTTGGTCATATGGCTGTCAAATTTGCTAAGGCCTTTGGTACCAAAGTTACTGTCATTAGTACATCTCTTAGTAAGAAGGATGAAGCAATTGAGCGTTTGGGTGCGGACTCATTTTTGGTTAGTCGTGACCCGGACCAAATGCAG GCTGCAGCTGGCTCACTCGATGGCATCATCGATACTGTTTCTGCAATTCACCCTCTTCTTCCATTGATTGATTTGTTGAGATCTCACGGGAAGCTAGTGATGGTTGGTGCACCTGAAAAACCACTAGAGTTACCCGTATTTCCCCTGCTTTTGG GAAGGAAGCTAGTGGCGGGGAGCGCGATAGGAGGGATAAAGGAGACACAAGAGATGGTAGATTTCGCGGCTAAGCATAACATAACACCAGATGTTGAAATCGTGTCGATGGACTATGTGAATACAGCGTTGGAGCGCCTTTCGAAAGCGGACGTGAAGTATCGTTTTGTGCTTGACATAGGCAATACATTGAACAAGAGTTAA
- the LOC107850273 gene encoding 8-hydroxygeraniol dehydrogenase isoform X3, translating into MYCGICHSDLHQIKGEWSNSIYPMVPGHEIVGVVTEIGSKVEKFRIGDKVGVGCLVGSCRKCVNCDNDLENYCRDQIMTYNGIYSDGTPTYGGYSDIMVTDEHYVVHWPETLPMEAAPLLCAGITTYSPLKYFGLDKPGMHIGVVGLGGLGHMAVKFAKAFGTKVTVISTSLSKKDEAIERLGADSFLVSRDPDQMQAAAGSLDGIIDTVSAIHPLLPLIDLLRSHGKLVMVGAPEKPLELPVFPLLLGRKLVAGSAIGGIKETQEMVDFAAKHNITPDVEIVSMDYVNTALERLSKADVKYRFVLDIGNTLNKS; encoded by the exons ATGTATTGTGGAATTTGTCATTCTGATCTTCATCAGATCAAGGGTGAATGGAGCAATAGCATATATCCAATGGTACCTGG GCATGAAATTGTTGGTGTAGTAACTGAAATTGGTAGCAAAGTGGAGAAATTTAGAATTGGAGACAAAGTTGGAGTTGGATGTTTAGTAGGATCATGTAGAAAATGTGTAAATTGTGACAACGATCTTGAAAATTACTGCCGTGATCAGATAATGACATACAATGGTATTTACTCCGATGGAACACCTACGTATGGTGGTTACTCTGATATCATGGTAACGGATGAGCACTACGTGGTCCACTGGCCGGAAACTTTACCAATGGAAGCTGCCCCATTGTTGTGTGCAGGGATCACAACTTATAGTCCATTGAAATATTTTGGGCTTGACAAGCCTGGAATGCACATTGGTGTTGTTGGTCTTGGTGGACTTGGTCATATGGCTGTCAAATTTGCTAAGGCCTTTGGTACCAAAGTTACTGTCATTAGTACATCTCTTAGTAAGAAGGATGAAGCAATTGAGCGTTTGGGTGCGGACTCATTTTTGGTTAGTCGTGACCCGGACCAAATGCAG GCTGCAGCTGGCTCACTCGATGGCATCATCGATACTGTTTCTGCAATTCACCCTCTTCTTCCATTGATTGATTTGTTGAGATCTCACGGGAAGCTAGTGATGGTTGGTGCACCTGAAAAACCACTAGAGTTACCCGTATTTCCCCTGCTTTTGG GAAGGAAGCTAGTGGCGGGGAGCGCGATAGGAGGGATAAAGGAGACACAAGAGATGGTAGATTTCGCGGCTAAGCATAACATAACACCAGATGTTGAAATCGTGTCGATGGACTATGTGAATACAGCGTTGGAGCGCCTTTCGAAAGCGGACGTGAAGTATCGTTTTGTGCTTGACATAGGCAATACATTGAACAAGAGTTAA